One genomic region from Sphingobacterium multivorum encodes:
- a CDS encoding SusC/RagA family TonB-linked outer membrane protein — protein sequence MNKKILLFCSGVMLSTSLWAQTKTVTGKVTNASDGGTMPNVTVSIKGKSVSTQTKPDGSFTINAEPGDILIFRAVGSQERQQLVGTNATINVTLSGSEEALEEVVVTAMGIKKEKKALGYAVQDIKSDELMKNKTANVVNSLAGKIAGVNVTQASGSAGAGAQIILRGGTSLERDNQPLFVVDGVIYDNSTVIGGNSAFDGAQATATSNSNRVMDINPEDIDNVSVLKGPAAAALYGSRAAAGAIIITTKKGQEGRTEIGFSSRFSNNWVNRLPEQQGKYKRGYYNSAGVLDDYTTQSWGEKFGSNDVVYNNVKDFFQHSTVFDNTVNLSGGNKNGSFYLSGSRFDQKGIVPNTSFDKTTFRFNGDQKFGKLTVGANVGYSLANTDKTLTSAGLWGSGGTGAMESLYSWSRSDNMKKYLNDDGSKYRMFEGRQPLESDVENPYWTINKNILGDNTERITGSINASMPIFDWWSLTYRVGMDSYLTKNSTIIGEGGAIKKPWQKGMMSESDFKYNYWSSNIMSNFNKKVGDFDLGALVGFFSEQTKTTTNRRMGYHFEVDNFYSFENIAAANKQFAVNNTKKRLFGLYGELRASYKNMLFLNVTGRNDWTSTLPVDNRSYFYPSVGGSFVFTELMKDSRPDWLDFGKLRASWARVGKDANPYVTNTYLWKPVEYLGGIVGAGNNWQKGNPFLKPETTGSFEVGAELRFFKGRLGVDYAYYTNNSYNQILSPRLGQSTGYIFISVNGGDIYNKGMELSLTGKPIVKNDFVWESTLNMSRNKGTVDNLLAGVNILYVTDVQVGNAKAASFNGGNFMGISGSQWTRTPDGKVVLDANTGMPTSDNQTTYNIGNREPKLTGGFNNSLTYKNFNLSFLFDFRIGGDIYNGTDYAMTINGMSKRTEDRDQLILDGAIRNGGTNDAPVYENKTFTFLADQMYTIKGVSTSGRKIIQDYWSDFYARESANFMVKTNWLRLRNISMSYNFSDGVLKNAGVSKVVKGLTATLTGTNLWLLTNYKGLDPEASAAGSGVTGSSSVGIDYNGVPSTAGVMFGLNFRF from the coding sequence ATGAATAAAAAAATTCTCTTATTCTGTTCAGGGGTGATGCTGTCAACCAGTTTATGGGCACAGACCAAAACTGTAACGGGTAAAGTGACGAATGCTTCTGATGGTGGTACAATGCCTAATGTAACCGTGAGCATCAAAGGTAAATCTGTCAGTACACAGACCAAGCCTGATGGAAGTTTCACCATCAATGCGGAGCCAGGCGATATTTTGATTTTCAGAGCCGTGGGTTCTCAGGAAAGACAACAACTGGTTGGGACAAATGCAACGATCAATGTTACGCTTTCTGGCAGTGAGGAGGCCCTTGAAGAGGTGGTTGTGACGGCTATGGGAATTAAGAAGGAAAAAAAGGCGCTTGGCTATGCTGTTCAGGATATAAAATCGGATGAGTTGATGAAGAATAAGACGGCTAACGTGGTCAATTCACTGGCAGGGAAGATTGCAGGGGTTAATGTAACACAGGCTTCGGGTTCTGCCGGTGCCGGAGCGCAGATTATTCTTCGCGGCGGAACTTCTCTTGAGCGCGACAACCAGCCCTTGTTTGTTGTAGACGGTGTGATCTACGATAACTCTACGGTTATTGGCGGAAATAGTGCCTTCGATGGCGCTCAAGCAACAGCAACCTCTAACAGTAACCGGGTGATGGATATTAATCCCGAAGATATCGACAATGTGTCGGTGTTGAAAGGTCCGGCTGCGGCAGCCTTATACGGGTCAAGAGCTGCTGCGGGAGCTATTATCATTACGACGAAAAAGGGACAAGAAGGGCGTACGGAGATTGGTTTTTCAAGTAGATTTTCAAATAACTGGGTGAATCGCTTGCCAGAGCAGCAAGGAAAATACAAACGTGGCTATTATAACAGTGCGGGTGTACTGGATGATTATACCACGCAATCCTGGGGTGAAAAATTTGGAAGTAATGATGTTGTTTATAACAACGTGAAGGATTTCTTCCAGCATTCGACGGTATTTGACAATACCGTTAATTTATCCGGCGGAAATAAAAATGGATCATTCTATCTGTCTGGTTCCCGCTTTGATCAAAAGGGTATCGTACCTAATACAAGCTTTGATAAAACCACGTTCCGCTTTAATGGGGATCAAAAATTTGGTAAACTGACGGTGGGCGCTAATGTGGGGTATTCGCTGGCAAATACAGATAAAACCCTAACTTCTGCGGGGTTATGGGGATCAGGTGGCACAGGAGCGATGGAGTCCCTGTACAGCTGGTCAAGAAGTGATAATATGAAGAAATACCTCAACGATGACGGGTCGAAGTATCGGATGTTTGAAGGCCGCCAGCCGCTAGAATCTGATGTCGAAAATCCATACTGGACAATCAATAAAAATATTTTGGGCGATAACACCGAGCGTATTACAGGTAGTATCAATGCAAGTATGCCCATCTTCGATTGGTGGAGCCTCACCTATCGTGTCGGGATGGATAGTTATCTGACTAAAAACTCAACTATTATCGGTGAAGGTGGTGCAATTAAGAAACCTTGGCAAAAAGGTATGATGTCGGAAAGTGATTTCAAATACAACTATTGGTCTTCCAACATCATGTCCAATTTCAATAAAAAGGTAGGTGATTTTGATTTAGGCGCTTTAGTGGGATTTTTCTCGGAACAAACCAAGACGACAACAAACCGCCGTATGGGCTATCATTTTGAGGTAGATAATTTTTACAGCTTCGAAAATATAGCGGCAGCGAATAAACAGTTCGCAGTAAACAATACAAAAAAACGTCTTTTTGGTTTGTACGGTGAGTTAAGAGCTTCGTATAAAAATATGTTGTTTTTGAATGTTACGGGAAGAAATGACTGGACCTCAACGTTACCAGTAGACAATAGGTCTTATTTTTATCCTTCTGTTGGTGGTAGCTTTGTGTTTACCGAACTCATGAAAGACAGTCGCCCAGACTGGTTGGATTTTGGAAAGCTGAGAGCTTCCTGGGCGCGCGTGGGTAAGGACGCAAATCCGTATGTAACCAATACCTACCTTTGGAAGCCTGTTGAATATTTAGGTGGAATTGTAGGCGCGGGAAATAACTGGCAGAAAGGTAATCCGTTTTTGAAACCTGAAACAACAGGTTCGTTTGAAGTCGGTGCTGAATTGCGCTTTTTTAAGGGGCGATTGGGCGTGGACTATGCCTACTATACCAATAATTCCTATAACCAGATTCTGTCTCCACGTTTAGGACAATCGACAGGATATATTTTCATCTCAGTCAACGGTGGCGATATCTACAATAAAGGAATGGAGTTGTCCTTAACTGGTAAGCCGATTGTGAAAAACGACTTTGTTTGGGAATCTACGTTAAACATGTCCAGAAACAAAGGGACAGTAGATAATTTGCTCGCAGGGGTCAATATTTTGTATGTCACAGACGTGCAGGTAGGGAATGCGAAAGCCGCATCCTTTAACGGAGGAAACTTTATGGGGATCTCAGGTTCGCAATGGACCCGTACACCTGATGGAAAAGTTGTTTTGGACGCTAATACGGGTATGCCAACAAGTGACAACCAGACGACATATAATATCGGAAACCGTGAGCCTAAGCTGACGGGTGGATTCAATAACAGCTTGACTTATAAAAATTTTAATCTGTCCTTCCTGTTTGATTTCCGTATAGGTGGCGATATCTATAACGGTACAGATTATGCAATGACGATTAATGGAATGAGCAAGCGAACCGAAGATCGTGATCAGCTGATTTTGGACGGAGCCATCCGTAACGGTGGAACAAACGACGCTCCGGTGTACGAAAACAAAACATTCACTTTCTTGGCCGACCAGATGTACACGATTAAAGGTGTGTCAACAAGCGGACGGAAGATTATCCAAGATTATTGGAGTGATTTCTACGCCCGTGAAAGTGCGAACTTTATGGTGAAAACAAACTGGTTGCGCTTGCGGAATATCTCGATGTCCTACAACTTTTCGGACGGTGTCCTGAAGAATGCCGGTGTTTCCAAAGTGGTAAAAGGTCTTACAGCTACTTTGACTGGTACTAATCTTTGGTTGTTGACCAACTACAAAGGGCTTGATCCGGAGGCCTCCGCTGCCGGATCTGGTGTAACGGGATCTAGTTCGGTAGGTATTGATTACAACGGTGTGCCAAGTACGGCCGGTGTTATGTTTGGTTTAAATTTTAGATTTTAA
- a CDS encoding DUF6266 family protein, protein MAVIKNGANGTLSGKAGSVVFVTNGNTTYARGLPKKSRKKPSANQIQSRSRFSLIQKFISPMLDLIRVGFKNYNPEKKAYGNAMSYNLNNAVEKTATGYVINFENFRVSKGIPNPISTHTYQVDEETGTFTLTWEYDADTASQHNISSSNCRLLLYNPDECAFTNESMNPLTHKTQTAILSRQQTVGNYHVYVFFYKTDGSDECTDSKYLGTFEW, encoded by the coding sequence ATGGCAGTCATTAAAAACGGTGCCAATGGCACGCTTTCGGGCAAAGCAGGATCAGTAGTATTTGTTACCAATGGAAATACAACCTATGCAAGGGGCTTACCTAAGAAAAGTAGAAAAAAACCTTCTGCAAATCAAATTCAATCGAGGTCGCGTTTCTCCCTCATCCAAAAATTTATTTCCCCAATGCTAGATTTAATACGGGTCGGATTTAAAAATTATAACCCCGAGAAGAAAGCATATGGCAATGCGATGTCTTACAACCTCAATAATGCCGTAGAAAAAACGGCAACTGGCTATGTCATCAATTTTGAAAACTTTCGCGTGAGTAAAGGAATCCCCAATCCCATTTCCACCCATACATATCAGGTAGATGAAGAGACAGGAACATTTACACTCACCTGGGAATATGATGCAGATACTGCATCACAACATAACATCAGCTCGAGTAATTGCCGTTTGCTGCTATACAATCCCGATGAGTGCGCTTTCACAAATGAAAGCATGAATCCTCTTACGCATAAAACACAGACAGCTATCCTATCCCGACAGCAAACCGTCGGCAACTATCATGTCTATGTATTTTTCTACAAAACAGACGGAAGCGATGAATGCACAGACAGTAAATATCTAGGGACATTTGAATGGTAA
- a CDS encoding RidA family protein, with translation MSKKEILNTDKAPAAIGPYNQAIKAGNTLYVSGQIPLVPETMELISSGVKDEAHQVLKNVEAILTNAGYTFEDVVKASIFLSDMGNFALVNDVYAEYFKEAQPARECVAVKTLPKNVNVEISVIAWKD, from the coding sequence ATGTCAAAAAAAGAAATTTTAAATACCGACAAAGCTCCTGCTGCAATAGGACCATATAACCAGGCAATCAAAGCCGGTAATACATTATATGTCTCTGGACAAATTCCTCTGGTTCCCGAAACAATGGAATTAATTTCATCGGGTGTGAAAGACGAAGCGCATCAGGTACTAAAAAATGTAGAAGCTATCTTGACCAATGCGGGATATACTTTTGAAGATGTTGTCAAAGCTTCGATTTTCTTAAGTGATATGGGTAATTTTGCCTTAGTCAATGATGTCTATGCCGAATATTTTAAGGAAGCGCAACCAGCGCGTGAGTGTGTTGCGGTAAAAACCCTTCCTAAGAACGTAAATGTCGAAATTTCGGTCATTGCCTGGAAAGATTAA
- the nagA gene encoding N-acetylglucosamine-6-phosphate deacetylase, producing MNKIALIGGKIYTGESILEQRALLISEGKIVAIVHDDEVPADYTSYPVGGSNICAGLIDLQLYGDGSDLYSAERSVASLERIAEGLVRKGTTSFMMTLATNTIPVFKDAIRVAEGFRHDAFLGLHLEGPFLNPKKRGAHPAELIIEPTKEKIDDLLSGNQVVKMMTIAPECIADDILQHLQGYNLLLSAGHSDATFEEGTHGYDLGIPTSTHLFNAMSPLHHREVGLVGAIFNHPTAQASIIVDGHHVSFEAVKIAKRQMAERLFMITDAVAACDKDIYHHVLNDGYYSLPDGTISGAAISLLEGVKNAVQRVGIPLDEAIRMATRYPANLLKRTDIGNLNQGSIANIIVFNDDFRLEQVIFKGEFKR from the coding sequence ATGAATAAGATAGCATTAATTGGTGGCAAAATATACACTGGTGAGTCGATTTTGGAGCAAAGAGCATTGCTGATCAGCGAAGGTAAAATTGTAGCGATTGTCCATGATGATGAGGTGCCAGCAGATTATACCAGTTATCCAGTCGGCGGGTCTAATATTTGTGCTGGGCTGATTGACCTTCAATTGTATGGTGACGGATCGGACTTGTATTCTGCCGAACGTAGTGTAGCATCTTTGGAACGCATCGCTGAGGGTTTGGTCCGTAAAGGCACAACTTCTTTTATGATGACCTTAGCGACCAATACGATTCCCGTATTTAAGGATGCCATTCGGGTGGCAGAAGGCTTTCGGCACGATGCATTTTTAGGATTGCATCTGGAAGGTCCCTTTTTGAATCCTAAAAAACGGGGTGCGCATCCCGCGGAATTAATTATCGAGCCTACAAAGGAAAAGATTGACGATCTTTTGTCCGGAAATCAGGTTGTCAAGATGATGACCATTGCGCCAGAATGTATCGCTGATGATATCTTACAGCATTTGCAGGGCTATAATCTATTGCTCAGTGCCGGGCATAGTGATGCGACTTTTGAGGAAGGTACCCATGGCTATGATCTGGGGATTCCAACAAGTACCCACCTGTTTAATGCCATGTCGCCGTTACATCATCGCGAAGTCGGGTTAGTCGGCGCAATTTTTAATCATCCGACTGCACAAGCAAGTATTATTGTCGACGGACATCACGTAAGCTTTGAAGCCGTAAAAATTGCGAAACGTCAGATGGCTGAGCGGCTGTTTATGATTACAGATGCTGTAGCCGCCTGCGATAAAGACATATATCATCACGTATTGAACGATGGCTATTATTCCCTGCCTGATGGCACCATTTCAGGAGCGGCAATCTCCTTGCTTGAGGGGGTAAAAAACGCTGTGCAAAGGGTGGGTATACCGCTTGATGAAGCGATCCGAATGGCAACACGGTATCCCGCAAATCTTTTAAAAAGGACGGATATTGGAAACCTCAATCAGGGAAGCATAGCGAATATCATTGTCTTTAACGACGACTTCAGGCTGGAGCAGGTGATCTTCAAAGGAGAGTTCAAGCGTTGA
- a CDS encoding glycoside hydrolase family 10 protein yields MKRSLLFLATALFVLSSCSSKKNKKQEPVNTTTTNVEIVKKDPPSVPKRERVKNTIETKEQPAAEKKKEIVVDLPVLPREFRAAWVASVANINWPSKNNLSTAEQQQEAIGILDFLKNNNFNAVVFQVRPSADAFYKSDLEPWSYFLTGTEGQAPSPYYDPLDFWVEQAHKRGIELHVWLNPYRAHHTAGGAVTSASMARKMPESVVKLKQGYYWFDPSKQSTQDHAARVVMDIVKRYDIDGVHFDDYFYPYAEYNGGQDFPDSDSYNEYKRNGGDLSRGDFRRNSVNTFIERIYKDIKKEKNFVKFGISPFGIWKPGYPSGIQGSSQYDMLYADAKLWLNKGWIDYFAPQLYWPIQPARQSYTALLKWWESENTLGRHLWPGINTVGRRGPEYVQEIVNQVEAARTLLPDNREGVIHWSLAGLTKNPAMTQALVNGPYQVKALVPTSPWLNANPLLKPTLLVTPQGGTTFVKWQHQQIDQVAKWVLYLNYGGVWQYEILEPGVTGKDIPTTLNNKKLQYVAVKAVDRLSNEGPYAAEKIK; encoded by the coding sequence ATGAAACGTTCCCTATTATTTTTAGCGACAGCACTTTTTGTTTTATCTTCTTGTTCATCCAAGAAAAATAAAAAACAGGAGCCTGTCAATACCACAACTACAAATGTCGAAATTGTAAAAAAAGATCCGCCTTCGGTACCCAAGCGCGAACGGGTGAAAAATACAATTGAAACAAAAGAACAGCCGGCTGCAGAAAAGAAGAAGGAAATTGTTGTCGATCTTCCGGTGTTACCGCGCGAGTTTCGCGCCGCTTGGGTGGCTTCTGTTGCCAATATCAATTGGCCGAGCAAAAATAACCTGAGTACCGCCGAGCAGCAACAGGAAGCAATTGGTATTTTGGATTTTTTGAAAAACAATAATTTTAATGCTGTTGTTTTTCAGGTGCGTCCATCAGCCGATGCATTTTATAAAAGTGATCTTGAACCCTGGTCTTATTTTTTGACAGGTACAGAAGGACAGGCGCCTTCCCCTTATTATGACCCGCTTGATTTTTGGGTTGAGCAGGCGCATAAACGAGGAATTGAGCTGCATGTTTGGTTGAACCCTTACCGTGCTCATCATACTGCTGGCGGTGCTGTTACTTCAGCTTCCATGGCACGTAAAATGCCTGAGTCGGTTGTCAAATTGAAGCAGGGCTATTATTGGTTTGATCCTTCCAAACAATCTACACAGGACCACGCAGCACGTGTGGTTATGGATATTGTCAAGCGTTATGATATCGATGGCGTACATTTCGATGATTATTTCTATCCTTACGCGGAATATAATGGTGGACAGGATTTCCCGGATTCGGATAGTTACAATGAATACAAACGTAATGGCGGGGATCTATCACGCGGAGACTTCCGCAGAAATAGTGTGAATACCTTTATCGAACGGATTTATAAGGATATTAAGAAAGAGAAGAATTTTGTAAAATTCGGTATCAGTCCTTTTGGTATCTGGAAACCGGGTTATCCGTCAGGAATCCAGGGATCTAGCCAGTATGATATGCTTTACGCAGATGCTAAATTATGGTTGAACAAAGGCTGGATAGACTATTTTGCTCCCCAGTTGTATTGGCCTATACAGCCAGCCAGACAAAGCTATACGGCTTTGTTAAAATGGTGGGAAAGTGAGAATACATTGGGACGCCACCTTTGGCCGGGCATCAATACAGTTGGCAGACGTGGTCCGGAATATGTTCAGGAAATTGTTAATCAAGTGGAGGCAGCACGTACGCTATTGCCTGATAACCGAGAAGGGGTGATCCACTGGAGTCTGGCAGGGCTTACCAAAAACCCGGCCATGACACAAGCTTTGGTGAATGGGCCTTATCAGGTGAAAGCATTGGTACCAACAAGTCCTTGGTTAAATGCAAATCCTTTGTTGAAACCTACTTTGCTGGTAACTCCACAGGGTGGTACTACTTTTGTGAAATGGCAGCACCAGCAAATTGATCAGGTTGCAAAATGGGTATTGTATCTCAACTACGGTGGCGTATGGCAATATGAAATATTGGAGCCTGGGGTTACAGGTAAGGACATCCCAACGACATTGAACAACAAAAAACTGCAGTATGTTGCGGTAAAGGCTGTTGACCGTTTGAGCAACGAAGGTCCTTATGCCGCAGAGAAGATAAAATAA
- a CDS encoding acyl-CoA thioesterase, translated as MEEIYKTVSESVIRMSQLMLPSNANFGGKIHGGYILSLMDQIAFAVASKFSAHYCVTASVGKVDFLKPIEVGELVTLIASVNYVGNSSMEVGIRVEAMNIQTGETKHCNSSYFTMVAKDETGKPARVPRLILETEKDVFRFYRCVVKMEVDKERDRAIHDLETDSAEQQAYIKQHFDVKISLSS; from the coding sequence ATGGAAGAAATCTATAAAACGGTAAGCGAATCTGTGATTCGGATGTCACAGCTGATGTTGCCCTCCAATGCTAATTTTGGCGGTAAAATTCACGGCGGTTATATTTTATCTTTGATGGATCAGATCGCATTTGCTGTGGCATCTAAATTTTCTGCACATTATTGTGTGACGGCCTCCGTTGGCAAAGTTGATTTTTTGAAGCCCATTGAGGTGGGTGAATTGGTGACATTGATCGCTTCTGTGAATTATGTAGGTAACTCTTCTATGGAAGTCGGTATTCGGGTCGAAGCCATGAATATTCAGACGGGCGAAACCAAGCATTGTAATTCCTCTTATTTTACGATGGTGGCAAAAGATGAAACAGGCAAGCCCGCCCGGGTGCCAAGGTTAATATTGGAGACCGAAAAAGATGTATTTCGTTTCTACCGCTGTGTGGTGAAGATGGAAGTCGACAAAGAAAGAGACCGTGCTATTCATGATCTGGAGACAGATTCTGCGGAGCAGCAGGCCTATATCAAGCAGCATTTTGATGTGAAGATCAGTCTGAGCTCCTAG
- a CDS encoding DUF6728 family protein, with translation MYFFRKRNADRPTNGSIKAMHIINATAIIVFLLGLIYKIFFTS, from the coding sequence ATGTACTTCTTTAGAAAGCGTAACGCCGATCGCCCCACAAATGGCAGCATAAAAGCTATGCATATTATTAATGCAACGGCCATTATTGTCTTTTTATTGGGCCTGATCTACAAAATATTTTTTACATCCTAA
- a CDS encoding EamA family transporter yields MENNNETASRGKYLFAAFLAPFIWGFMSIPVRWIRGYPAEDILYFRIITALLVLWIYLLLFRRKTFKADILKFQLLPRVGKIRQICLTFLASALIFGNWFTYIYAVNHISIQSAALAYLTCPLITAAGAYLMLKEKLTNWQKTALFIAFGSVSLLANGSLHDVLWAITIATCYAFYLIVQRVSTGFDKLNQLAVQLSICALFVIPKLIYNHHAIPTDPIFWGTIVLIASLFTIIPLFLSMYALIGISSTTTGVLLYINPLIAFTLAATYFGEPVSPIKYVAYGIILVAIMLFNAANIKQVFARPLRG; encoded by the coding sequence GTGGAAAATAACAACGAAACAGCAAGCCGCGGAAAATATCTTTTCGCGGCTTTTTTGGCCCCTTTTATCTGGGGATTTATGTCTATCCCTGTACGCTGGATACGCGGCTATCCGGCGGAGGATATTCTCTATTTTAGAATAATAACTGCACTTCTAGTCCTTTGGATATACCTGCTGCTGTTTCGAAGAAAAACCTTTAAAGCTGATATTCTTAAGTTTCAGCTTCTACCTCGAGTGGGCAAGATCCGTCAAATTTGTCTTACCTTCCTCGCTTCGGCGTTAATCTTTGGCAACTGGTTTACTTATATCTATGCGGTCAACCATATTAGCATTCAGTCTGCGGCATTGGCTTACCTGACCTGCCCCCTGATCACGGCGGCGGGTGCCTATCTCATGCTCAAGGAAAAGCTAACGAACTGGCAAAAAACAGCGCTTTTTATTGCCTTTGGCAGCGTAAGCCTCCTTGCAAATGGCTCGCTTCATGATGTCCTATGGGCTATCACTATTGCCACCTGTTACGCTTTTTATCTGATCGTACAACGGGTATCTACGGGTTTCGATAAACTCAATCAATTGGCGGTCCAACTCAGTATATGTGCATTATTTGTGATCCCCAAACTAATCTATAATCATCATGCAATTCCTACAGACCCCATATTTTGGGGCACCATAGTTCTTATCGCATCGCTATTCACGATTATCCCCCTATTCCTGAGCATGTATGCACTCATTGGCATTTCATCAACAACGACTGGCGTTCTGCTCTATATTAATCCACTGATCGCTTTTACTTTGGCTGCAACCTATTTCGGAGAACCCGTTTCTCCAATCAAATATGTCGCTTACGGAATTATACTGGTTGCGATCATGCTATTTAATGCTGCAAACATCAAACAGGTTTTTGCAAGGCCATTACGCGGTTAA